One window of Fusobacterium polymorphum genomic DNA carries:
- a CDS encoding LysR family transcriptional regulator encodes MSLGVIILDLHYLEIFYEVAKAKSFTKAAEKLFINQSAVSIQVKKFEDILKVKLFDRSSKKIKLTYIGETLYKMAEDIFEKVKRAEKEISRVIEVDRARISIGASSIIAEPLLPTLMKDFSSSHEEIEYNVTVSNKEHLLKLLKEGELDVIIIDSEHITDSNLEIISIEKGPYVLISSQTYPNIEDIEKDPIITRNTIPNNNKAIEAIEDKYGISFTSRINVVGNLEVIKGMVREGVGNVILPYYAVYKDIKKGDFKVISKVDEIKDGYELIITKDKKDLSQITKFINIVKNHKIVMESTRH; translated from the coding sequence ATGAGCTTAGGAGTGATTATTTTGGATCTGCACTATTTAGAAATATTTTATGAAGTTGCAAAGGCTAAAAGCTTTACAAAAGCTGCTGAAAAACTTTTTATAAATCAATCAGCTGTTTCTATTCAAGTAAAAAAATTTGAAGATATATTAAAAGTAAAACTATTTGATAGAAGTTCAAAAAAAATTAAGCTTACTTATATAGGTGAAACTTTATATAAAATGGCAGAAGATATTTTTGAGAAAGTAAAAAGAGCAGAAAAGGAAATTTCAAGAGTAATAGAAGTTGATAGAGCAAGAATTTCAATAGGAGCATCTTCTATTATTGCTGAGCCTTTACTTCCTACTCTTATGAAAGATTTTTCTTCATCTCATGAAGAAATAGAATATAATGTAACCGTCTCTAACAAAGAACATCTTTTAAAACTTCTAAAAGAAGGGGAATTGGATGTAATAATAATTGACAGTGAACATATAACTGACTCTAATTTGGAAATTATATCAATAGAAAAGGGACCTTATGTTTTAATTAGTTCACAAACTTATCCTAATATTGAAGATATAGAAAAAGATCCAATTATTACAAGAAATACAATACCAAATAACAATAAAGCTATTGAAGCTATTGAAGATAAGTATGGAATAAGTTTTACTTCTAGAATCAATGTAGTTGGTAATTTAGAGGTAATAAAAGGTATGGTAAGAGAGGGTGTTGGAAATGTTATTCTTCCTTATTATGCAGTCTATAAAGATATCAAAAAAGGTGATTTCAAAGTTATCAGTAAGGTTGATGAAATAAAAGATGGTTATGAACTTATAATAACTAAAGATAAAAAAGATTTATCACAAATAACTAAATTTATTAACATAGTTAAAAACCATAAGATTGTTATGGAGTCCACAAGGCACTAA
- the gmhA gene encoding D-sedoheptulose 7-phosphate isomerase, which produces MNLISSYKTEFELLKKFIEEEEERKETEKVAKKLADIFTKGKKVLICGNGGSNCDAMHFIEEFTGRFRKERRALPAISISDPSHITCVANDYGFEYIFSKGVEAYGQEGDMFIGISTSGNSPNVIKAVEQAKAQGLVTVGLLGKDGGKLKGVCDYEFIIPGKTSDRVQEIHMMILHIIIEGVERIMFPENYLGE; this is translated from the coding sequence ATGAATTTAATATCTTCATACAAGACAGAATTTGAATTATTAAAAAAATTTATTGAAGAAGAAGAAGAAAGAAAAGAAACTGAAAAAGTTGCCAAAAAATTAGCAGATATTTTTACAAAGGGTAAAAAAGTTTTAATTTGTGGAAATGGTGGAAGTAATTGTGATGCTATGCACTTTATTGAAGAATTCACAGGAAGATTTAGAAAAGAAAGAAGAGCATTACCTGCAATTTCTATATCAGATCCATCTCATATAACTTGTGTTGCTAATGATTATGGTTTTGAATATATTTTTTCTAAGGGTGTTGAAGCCTATGGACAAGAAGGAGATATGTTTATTGGAATATCAACAAGTGGAAATTCTCCTAATGTCATAAAAGCAGTTGAACAAGCAAAAGCACAAGGACTTGTAACTGTTGGGCTTCTTGGAAAAGATGGTGGAAAACTTAAAGGTGTATGTGATTATGAATTTATAATTCCTGGAAAAACATCAGATAGAGTTCAAGAAATTCATATGATGATACTTCATATAATAATTGAAGGTGTAGAAAGAATAATGTTCCCAGAAAACTATCTTGGAGAATGA
- a CDS encoding aminotransferase class I/II-fold pyridoxal phosphate-dependent enzyme, whose translation MSKLDQNKTPLFTVLKDEYVRRDILPFHVPGHKRGKGVDKEFYSFMGEAPFSIDVTIFKMVDGLHHPKSCIKEAQELVADAYGVKHSFFAVNGTSGAIQAMIMSVVKAGEKILVPRNVHKSVSAGIILSGSEPVYMNPEIDENLGIALGVKPQTVENMLKQDPDIAAVLIINPTYYGVATDIKKIADIVHSYDIPLIVDEAHGPHLHFHDELPVSAVDAGADICTQSTHKILGAMTQMSLIHVNSDRVNVEKVKQILSLLHTTSPSYPLMASLDCARRQIATQGQELLTRTIELAKYFRREANRIPGIYCFGEELVGKDGFFAFDPTKITISAKELGLKGGELESLLVDDYNIQMELSDYYNTLGLITIGDTEESVNKLLDALRDISKRFFGKGKTLEKNIIKLPETPELVLMPREAFYSEKNKVPFKESVGKISGEMIMAYPPGIPIIIAGERISQDIIDYIEELKEADLHIQGMEDPELETINVIEEEDAVYLYTEKMKNVLIGVQTNLGVNKTGTEFGPDDLIQAYPDTFDEMELISVERQKEDFNDKKLKFKNTVLDTCEKIAKRVNEAVIDGYRPILIGGDHSISLGSVSGVSLEKEIGVLWISAHGDMNTPESTLTGNIHGMPLALLQGLGDRELVNCFYEGAKLDSRNIVIFGAREIEVEERKIIEKTGVKIVYYDDILRKGIDNVLDEVKDYLKVDNLHISIDMNVFDPEIAPGVSVPVRNGMSYDEMFKSLKFAFKNYSVTSADITEFNPLNDINGKTAELVDDIVQYMMNPDY comes from the coding sequence ATGTCTAAATTAGACCAAAATAAGACACCATTATTTACAGTATTAAAAGATGAATATGTGAGAAGAGATATACTTCCATTTCATGTTCCTGGACATAAAAGAGGAAAAGGGGTTGATAAAGAATTTTATAGCTTTATGGGAGAAGCTCCTTTTTCAATAGATGTAACAATTTTTAAAATGGTTGATGGTTTACATCACCCAAAAAGTTGTATAAAAGAAGCTCAAGAATTAGTTGCAGATGCTTATGGGGTTAAACATAGTTTCTTTGCAGTAAATGGAACTTCTGGTGCTATACAAGCAATGATAATGTCGGTTGTAAAAGCAGGTGAAAAAATATTAGTACCAAGAAATGTTCATAAATCAGTTTCAGCAGGAATTATTTTAAGTGGTTCTGAACCTGTGTATATGAATCCTGAAATTGATGAAAATTTAGGAATTGCTTTAGGAGTTAAACCACAAACTGTTGAAAATATGTTAAAACAAGATCCTGATATAGCAGCTGTCCTTATTATAAATCCAACTTATTATGGAGTGGCAACAGATATTAAAAAGATTGCTGATATAGTTCATAGCTATGATATACCTCTTATTGTAGATGAAGCTCATGGACCACATTTACACTTCCATGATGAGTTACCAGTTTCAGCTGTTGATGCTGGAGCAGATATTTGCACTCAAAGTACACATAAAATCTTAGGTGCTATGACTCAAATGTCTCTTATCCATGTAAATTCTGATAGAGTTAATGTTGAAAAAGTAAAACAAATTTTAAGTTTACTTCATACAACTTCTCCATCATATCCTTTAATGGCATCTCTTGATTGTGCAAGAAGACAAATAGCTACTCAAGGACAAGAATTACTTACAAGAACTATTGAGCTTGCTAAATATTTTAGAAGAGAAGCTAATAGAATTCCTGGAATTTATTGTTTTGGAGAAGAACTTGTTGGAAAAGATGGTTTCTTTGCTTTTGACCCAACAAAAATTACAATATCAGCAAAAGAATTAGGTCTTAAAGGTGGTGAACTTGAAAGCTTACTTGTAGATGACTATAATATTCAAATGGAATTATCAGACTACTATAATACTTTGGGGCTTATAACAATAGGTGATACAGAAGAAAGTGTAAATAAATTACTTGATGCTTTAAGAGATATAAGTAAAAGATTTTTTGGAAAAGGAAAAACATTGGAAAAGAATATTATAAAACTTCCAGAAACTCCTGAATTAGTATTAATGCCAAGAGAAGCTTTTTACAGTGAAAAGAATAAAGTTCCATTTAAAGAAAGTGTTGGAAAAATATCTGGTGAAATGATAATGGCATATCCACCTGGTATCCCTATAATTATTGCAGGAGAAAGAATAAGTCAAGATATAATTGATTATATTGAAGAATTAAAAGAAGCTGATTTACATATTCAAGGTATGGAAGACCCAGAACTTGAAACTATAAATGTAATTGAAGAAGAAGATGCAGTTTATTTATATACTGAAAAGATGAAAAATGTACTTATTGGAGTACAAACAAATCTTGGAGTTAATAAGACAGGAACTGAATTTGGACCTGATGATTTAATTCAAGCTTATCCAGATACTTTTGATGAAATGGAATTAATTTCTGTTGAAAGACAAAAAGAAGATTTTAATGATAAGAAATTGAAATTTAAAAATACAGTTTTAGATACTTGTGAAAAGATAGCTAAGAGAGTTAATGAAGCTGTAATTGATGGATATAGACCAATACTTATTGGAGGAGACCACTCAATTTCATTGGGAAGTGTATCAGGTGTTTCTCTAGAAAAAGAAATTGGAGTTTTATGGATAAGTGCTCATGGAGATATGAATACTCCTGAAAGTACACTTACAGGAAATATCCATGGAATGCCACTAGCTTTACTTCAAGGTTTAGGAGATAGAGAACTTGTAAACTGTTTCTATGAAGGTGCTAAACTTGATAGCAGAAATATAGTTATCTTTGGTGCAAGAGAAATTGAAGTTGAAGAAAGAAAAATTATTGAAAAAACTGGTGTAAAAATTGTTTATTATGATGATATCCTAAGAAAAGGTATAGACAATGTTTTAGATGAAGTAAAAGATTATCTAAAAGTTGATAACTTACATATCAGTATAGATATGAATGTATTTGACCCAGAAATTGCTCCTGGTGTATCTGTACCTGTTAGAAATGGAATGTCTTATGATGAAATGTTTAAATCATTGAAATTTGCATTTAAAAATTACTCAGTTACATCAGCAGATATTACAGAATTCAATCCATTAAACGACATTAATGGAAAAACAGCTGAACTTGTTGATGATATAGTTCAATATATGATGAATCCAGATTATTAA
- a CDS encoding tryptophanase: MKNIKWIFNEPLPMEMHKARIVQKINLLEPKKRLEAIKEAGFNTFLLKNHDVFLDMLTDSGVNAMSDKQQAAMLQADDSYAGSETFFRLEAAIQKMFGMKFFLPAHQGRACEHIISKALVNKEQAVLMNYHFTTSKAHVVLEGGFVEELITDEGLNLNSTCKFKGNIDIDKLKDRIEKLGNKNIAFVRMEAGTNLIGGQPFSLENFEEVSKICKLNNVPLVLDASLLSDNLHFIKTREENCKNMTINEITVKLGELSDVIYFSARKLGSGRGGAICTSNEILFKKMQGFIPLFEGFLTYGGMSVREMEAIAVGLEETLDEDMISQGPIFIEFMVKELVKRGIPVVTPAGGLGCHINAMKFLEHLPQTEYPAGALAAALFIVSGARGMERGTISEQRDENRVEPLANMELLRLALPRRVFSLSHIMFVVDRLEWLFKNRKLVGGLEWSEEPNILRFFFGKLKAKGDWPEKLLEKFEQDFGDSL; encoded by the coding sequence ATGAAAAATATAAAGTGGATATTCAATGAACCTTTACCAATGGAAATGCATAAAGCTAGAATAGTACAAAAAATTAATTTATTAGAACCTAAAAAAAGATTAGAAGCAATTAAAGAAGCAGGATTCAATACTTTTTTATTAAAAAATCATGATGTATTTTTAGATATGTTAACTGATAGTGGTGTAAATGCTATGTCTGATAAGCAACAAGCAGCTATGTTACAGGCTGATGATAGTTATGCTGGTTCTGAAACGTTTTTTAGATTAGAAGCTGCTATTCAAAAAATGTTTGGTATGAAATTCTTTCTTCCAGCCCATCAAGGTAGAGCTTGTGAACATATCATTTCTAAGGCACTTGTTAATAAAGAACAAGCTGTTCTTATGAACTATCATTTTACTACATCTAAGGCTCATGTTGTTCTAGAAGGTGGCTTTGTTGAAGAACTTATCACAGATGAAGGATTAAATCTTAACTCAACTTGTAAATTCAAAGGAAATATTGATATAGATAAATTAAAAGATAGAATAGAAAAATTAGGAAATAAAAATATTGCTTTTGTAAGAATGGAAGCAGGAACTAACTTGATTGGAGGGCAGCCTTTCTCTTTAGAAAATTTTGAAGAAGTTAGTAAGATATGTAAATTAAATAATGTTCCTTTAGTATTAGATGCAAGTTTATTATCAGATAATTTACATTTTATTAAGACAAGAGAAGAAAATTGTAAAAATATGACTATTAATGAAATTACTGTAAAACTAGGAGAATTATCAGATGTAATTTACTTTTCTGCAAGAAAACTAGGTTCTGGAAGAGGGGGAGCTATATGCACTTCAAATGAAATTTTATTCAAAAAAATGCAAGGCTTTATACCTCTTTTTGAAGGATTTTTAACTTATGGTGGAATGTCTGTTCGTGAAATGGAAGCTATAGCAGTTGGACTTGAAGAAACATTAGATGAAGATATGATATCTCAAGGACCTATTTTTATAGAATTTATGGTAAAAGAATTAGTAAAAAGAGGTATTCCAGTTGTAACTCCAGCAGGAGGGCTAGGTTGCCATATCAATGCTATGAAATTTTTAGAACATCTTCCTCAAACTGAATACCCAGCAGGAGCATTAGCAGCTGCATTATTTATTGTAAGTGGAGCTCGTGGAATGGAAAGAGGAACTATATCAGAACAAAGAGATGAAAATAGAGTTGAACCATTGGCTAATATGGAATTATTAAGATTAGCTCTACCAAGAAGAGTCTTTTCTCTTTCACATATAATGTTTGTTGTTGATAGATTGGAATGGTTATTTAAAAATAGAAAACTTGTAGGAGGACTTGAATGGAGTGAGGAACCAAATATTTTAAGATTCTTCTTTGGTAAACTAAAAGCAAAAGGAGATTGGCCAGAAAAATTATTAGAAAAATTTGAACAAGATTTTGGAGATAGCCTATAA
- a CDS encoding endo alpha-1,4 polygalactosaminidase has translation MRKYILLLFFSIVCFSFSATNNVYKERMRDFIKELRNNTNKEKIIITQNGNELYFKNGKIDNKFFALTNGTTQESLYYGDILRFNVPTAKGLKNELLELTIPIRKKGKPVFIINYGKGQKKREFLKREALKTKFVSELLPSFNADKLYETIEDYNDEDINSLSEVKNFLCLLNPENFSDIDEYYQALRNTNYDLLLIEVSYNNVFFTKEQIEELKVKDNGGKRIVIAYLSIGEAEDYRYYWKKKWNKKKPKWIIKENENWEGNYIVKYWSPEWKNIIKEYQKKLDEIGVDGYLLDTVDTYQYFEENYKKILE, from the coding sequence ATTAGAAAATATATTTTATTATTATTCTTTTCTATAGTCTGTTTTTCTTTTTCAGCAACAAATAATGTATATAAAGAAAGAATGAGAGATTTTATTAAAGAATTAAGAAATAATACAAATAAGGAGAAAATTATTATTACTCAAAATGGAAATGAATTGTATTTTAAAAATGGAAAAATTGATAATAAATTCTTTGCTCTAACTAATGGAACAACACAGGAATCACTATATTATGGAGATATATTAAGATTCAATGTTCCAACTGCTAAAGGTTTAAAAAATGAATTATTAGAATTAACTATACCTATAAGAAAAAAAGGTAAACCAGTATTTATTATAAATTATGGTAAAGGTCAGAAAAAAAGAGAATTTTTGAAAAGAGAAGCTTTAAAAACTAAATTTGTAAGTGAACTTTTACCTTCATTTAATGCTGATAAATTATATGAAACAATAGAAGATTACAATGATGAGGATATAAATTCTTTAAGTGAGGTAAAAAACTTTTTATGTTTATTAAATCCAGAAAATTTTTCTGATATAGATGAATATTATCAAGCTTTAAGAAATACTAATTATGATTTGTTATTGATTGAGGTTTCTTATAATAATGTTTTCTTTACTAAGGAGCAAATAGAAGAGTTAAAAGTTAAGGATAATGGTGGAAAAAGAATTGTTATTGCTTATTTAAGTATAGGTGAAGCTGAAGATTATAGATACTATTGGAAGAAAAAATGGAATAAAAAGAAACCTAAATGGATAATTAAAGAAAATGAGAATTGGGAGGGAAATTATATTGTTAAGTATTGGTCTCCTGAATGGAAAAATATTATAAAAGAATATCAAAAAAAATTAGATGAAATAGGTGTTGATGGCTATTTATTAGATACTGTTGATACATACCAATATTTTGAAGAAAATTATAAAAAAATACTAGAATAA
- a CDS encoding TonB-dependent receptor — protein MKKLLVLLTILSSIVAYAEDTIELKETTVKGSKTSDYTAPPKEQKNTFVITQERIREKNYKNVEDILRDAPGVVVQNTAFGPRIDMRGSGEKSLSRVKVLVDGVSINPTEETMASLPINAIPVESIKKIEIIPGGGATLYGSGSVGGVVSISTNSNVTKDNFFMDLNYGSYDNRNFGFAGGYNFNKNLYVNYGFSYLNSEDYREHEEKENKIYLLGFDYKINAQHRFRLQTRFSDIKQDSSNQIPVEDLKNNRRKAGLNMDIDTKDRSYTFDYEYRPTQNLTLSTSLYRQEQDRNIKTESIDDIKIIASNRRFSHITQEKIFYDVKSEMQAKFEEDKKGLKIKAKYDYNLIGDNPSETIVGFDYQTSTNKRNSLVQSETLKNYYDSSIGGFRNLDSADRSPIINKVDMKMTKKSEGMYIFNKWGLSNWLDVTLGGRMERTKYNGYRENGPNVMPYVTPEKKRIDTDEKLTNYAGELGFLFKYNDTGRIYTRYERGFVTPFGNQLTDKVHDTELKNKQAGIIIPPSVNVASKYVANNLKSEKTDTFEIGFRDYIWGSSISTSFFLTDTTDEITLISSGVTNPAVNRWKYRNIGKTRRLGIEFEAEQNIGKFRFNQSLTLVRTKVLIANDEARIAKGDQVPMVPRLKATLGVKYNFTDRLSGYLNYVYLAKQESRELRENSDISKDDIVVKHTIGGHGTLEAGLSYKPDNYSDIKIGAKNILSNKYNLRETSLEALPAPERNYYLQLNVRF, from the coding sequence ATGAAAAAATTATTAGTCTTACTTACTATATTATCTTCAATAGTAGCTTATGCAGAAGATACAATAGAACTAAAAGAAACAACTGTAAAAGGTTCAAAAACTTCTGATTACACTGCTCCACCTAAAGAACAAAAAAATACTTTTGTGATTACTCAAGAAAGGATTAGAGAAAAAAACTATAAAAATGTAGAAGATATATTAAGAGATGCACCAGGAGTTGTAGTACAAAATACAGCTTTTGGACCAAGAATAGATATGAGAGGTAGTGGTGAAAAATCATTAAGTAGAGTTAAAGTTTTAGTTGATGGTGTAAGTATCAACCCTACTGAAGAAACAATGGCAAGTTTACCAATTAATGCTATCCCTGTGGAATCTATCAAAAAAATTGAAATAATTCCAGGTGGAGGAGCTACTCTTTATGGAAGTGGATCTGTTGGTGGAGTTGTAAGTATCTCCACAAACTCAAATGTAACTAAGGATAATTTTTTTATGGACTTAAACTATGGTTCTTATGACAATAGAAACTTTGGTTTTGCAGGAGGATATAATTTTAATAAAAATCTATATGTAAACTATGGTTTTAGTTATTTGAATAGTGAAGATTATAGAGAACATGAAGAAAAAGAAAACAAAATTTATTTACTTGGTTTTGACTACAAAATAAATGCACAACATAGATTTAGATTACAAACTAGATTTAGTGATATTAAACAAGACTCATCTAACCAAATTCCTGTTGAAGATTTAAAGAATAATAGAAGAAAAGCAGGGCTTAATATGGATATAGATACAAAAGATAGAAGTTATACTTTTGATTATGAATATAGACCAACTCAAAATTTAACATTATCAACAAGTTTATACAGACAAGAACAAGATAGAAATATAAAGACAGAAAGTATAGATGATATTAAAATTATTGCTTCAAATAGAAGATTTTCACATATAACACAAGAAAAGATTTTTTATGATGTTAAATCTGAAATGCAAGCTAAATTTGAAGAAGATAAAAAAGGTTTAAAAATAAAAGCAAAATATGACTATAACTTAATTGGAGATAATCCAAGTGAAACAATAGTTGGTTTTGACTATCAAACTTCAACAAATAAAAGAAATTCTCTTGTACAATCTGAAACTTTAAAAAATTATTATGATAGTTCAATTGGTGGATTCAGAAATTTAGATTCAGCTGATAGATCTCCAATTATAAATAAAGTTGATATGAAAATGACTAAAAAATCAGAAGGTATGTATATTTTTAATAAATGGGGTTTAAGTAACTGGCTTGATGTAACTCTTGGTGGAAGAATGGAAAGAACTAAATACAATGGCTATAGAGAAAATGGACCAAATGTTATGCCTTATGTAACACCAGAAAAAAAGAGAATAGACACTGATGAAAAATTAACTAACTATGCTGGAGAACTTGGATTTTTATTCAAATATAATGATACTGGAAGAATATATACTAGATATGAAAGAGGCTTTGTAACTCCATTTGGAAATCAACTTACAGATAAAGTTCATGATACAGAATTAAAAAATAAACAAGCTGGAATTATTATACCTCCAAGTGTAAATGTTGCTTCTAAATATGTTGCTAATAATTTAAAATCAGAAAAAACAGATACTTTTGAAATAGGATTTAGAGATTATATTTGGGGTTCTTCTATTAGTACATCATTTTTCTTGACAGATACAACTGATGAAATAACTCTAATTAGTTCAGGTGTAACTAACCCTGCTGTAAATAGATGGAAATACAGAAATATTGGTAAAACAAGAAGATTAGGAATTGAATTTGAAGCTGAACAAAATATTGGAAAATTTAGATTTAACCAGTCTTTGACTTTGGTTCGTACAAAAGTTTTAATTGCTAATGATGAAGCTAGAATAGCAAAAGGTGATCAAGTTCCTATGGTTCCAAGATTAAAAGCTACTTTAGGAGTAAAATATAATTTTACAGACAGATTATCTGGTTATTTAAACTATGTATATTTAGCTAAACAAGAAAGTAGAGAACTTAGAGAAAACTCTGATATATCAAAAGATGATATTGTTGTAAAACATACTATTGGAGGACATGGAACTTTGGAAGCAGGACTTTCATATAAACCAGATAACTATTCAGATATAAAAATAGGTGCAAAAAATATTTTATCTAATAAATATAATTTAAGAGAAACAAGCTTAGAAGCTTTGCCAGCACCTGAAAGAAATTATTACTTACAACTAAATGTTAGATTCTAA